The window GTTGTGGAATCCAGAGAGACGTTCACATCAAAAACCTTGGTGTTGGTGGCACGGTCGTTATGGGCCAGGGCCGCAATGCTGCTGACCTTTCCGGATAATTTCAGCCCGGGAACGGCATCAACGGTTACGCTGACCAACTGACCCTTCCGAATCCGGTCAATGTCAACCTCGTTAACCTTTGTCTTAACGTACATTTTACTCAAATCAGGTATTTCGAGAATGGCCTGGCCGTACCAGGGGGTGTCTCCGACTTTAACTTTTTGAAGCCCGGACGAGCCCCAAATCAGATTGTAAACCACCATTCCGTTGGCGGGCGAAAGGATGGTCATGTCCTTGAGATTTTTTTGGGCCGCTTTCAGATTGGAACGCGCCTGATCAACCGCCAGTTGGGCCTTCTGAAGAGAGGCCTTGTCGATGGCCTTTTGTGCGAGCAGTTTGTATTTGGCCTGATTCAGGGCAATTTCGGCCTTTTTCATGGACAATTCTTCTTCCTTTCGCCGGGCGTCCGATTCAAATTCCATTTTCTTAAGCTGAAGCTTGGCTTGTTCGTAGGAGTATTTCTGCATTTCCAGCTGGCTTTCCAGATCCCTTCGGGTCGATTCGATGTTGGCTTTTAATTTGTTCAGTTCGGCAATGGCATTTTTAAGATCATTCTCGCGCTTGTGAATTGTTTCTGTAATTTCACTGGTGTCGAATTGAACCAAAAAATCCCCCTTTTTAACCACCGTTCCCTCCGGAACCAGCCGCGTAATGCGGATGGAGTATCCCCGCGCCCGCGGCACGGTGATTGAAATGGAGTTGACGGCTCGTAATTCGCCCGTTGTGGTAATCGGGATGAGAAAATCTCCCTGTTGAACGGTAAACGAAGGGAGAGCGTTGGTGGAGAACGATAATTTCCAGACTAAAATCAGACCAATGATGATAACCACAGAGAGTCCCCCGTACCGAATGGATTTCGATTTCCAGGAAATTTTCATTCGCGTTCCTTTTGTTCCTTTGGTTTGGTGGATAATTTTTTCTTACCCGTTTTGGCCTGTTTGGCGGACTGGGACTTCAACATGCGTTGAATTTGTGGAGGAAGGGAACCCCCCTTTGTCAGTTTTTTCACAGGTGCCGGTTCGGGCGTTTTCCCGCGATTGGCCTCATAATCGTAGGTGAATCCCCGCTTCTGCATGCGGTCAATTTGCCGGCTTAAGGAATCGGCTTTTGCAAGATGAGCCTCATAAAAGGCGAGGCGACCCAAAGGGGCCATCCTGTCTAACGGAGGCGGATCCTGAACAAAATCTTTTTCAGACAGACCCTTCAGGACGATCACATCACAATCATTTCGCTTTCCCAGGCGGACCGCCCGTTTCCCTTTCTTGGTAAAAACGAAAGGCTTCCCGTTGATTTCTCCCACAGCCGTTGTCGGAATAAGGAGTGCATTGGGAATGGTGTCCAGAAGCACCCGGGTTTTGATGGTCATTCCGGGTTTCAAACTCGAATCCGGATTCGTAATTTTCACGTGCGCCGGAAACACATGAATGCTCGAGGGTTGATCCCAGATTTGGCCGCGAACAAAATTTTCGGGTTGTGAGATTTTACTGATGCTTGTAACCAAACCGTGATAAATCCGGTGCGGATGGGCTTCCAGCCAGAGCTGTGCGCGCTGACCGGGCTTTATAAGCTGAATGTCCACCTCGTTGACATACACAACAGATTCGATGAAATCCAAATTGGGAATCCGAATTAGTTCCTGCCCGGGACGTACTTTGTCCCCCACGCGAATTTTTCGCGAGGTCCCGCCGAACCAGGCCTCTCCGTAA is drawn from Calditrichota bacterium and contains these coding sequences:
- a CDS encoding efflux RND transporter periplasmic adaptor subunit, encoding MKISWKSKSIRYGGLSVVIIIGLILVWKLSFSTNALPSFTVQQGDFLIPITTTGELRAVNSISITVPRARGYSIRITRLVPEGTVVKKGDFLVQFDTSEITETIHKRENDLKNAIAELNKLKANIESTRRDLESQLEMQKYSYEQAKLQLKKMEFESDARRKEEELSMKKAEIALNQAKYKLLAQKAIDKASLQKAQLAVDQARSNLKAAQKNLKDMTILSPANGMVVYNLIWGSSGLQKVKVGDTPWYGQAILEIPDLSKMYVKTKVNEVDIDRIRKGQLVSVTVDAVPGLKLSGKVSSIAALAHNDRATNTKVFDVNVSLDSTTQQLKPGMTATCKIITDRRKNVISVPLESVFEKDGKTVVYVLTPKPKVREVETGEKNEDFIIIKKGLKPGEKVSLWDPTKPFHEMGKELPSESKPKTKKRGGSVRRMIIVG
- a CDS encoding HlyD family efflux transporter periplasmic adaptor subunit → MEQLRDQLKLAEYNLEAAKLRVQNSRFESDVTQKQAAINLKQTQIQLEQARQSINNQKIIQKANLMQMNLQVANIRSEIQDIRNRINRFVLLAPAPGMVVYGEAWFGGTSRKIRVGDKVRPGQELIRIPNLDFIESVVYVNEVDIQLIKPGQRAQLWLEAHPHRIYHGLVTSISKISQPENFVRGQIWDQPSSIHVFPAHVKITNPDSSLKPGMTIKTRVLLDTIPNALLIPTTAVGEINGKPFVFTKKGKRAVRLGKRNDCDVIVLKGLSEKDFVQDPPPLDRMAPLGRLAFYEAHLAKADSLSRQIDRMQKRGFTYDYEANRGKTPEPAPVKKLTKGGSLPPQIQRMLKSQSAKQAKTGKKKLSTKPKEQKERE